A section of the Saccopteryx leptura isolate mSacLep1 chromosome 6, mSacLep1_pri_phased_curated, whole genome shotgun sequence genome encodes:
- the KIF20A gene encoding kinesin-like protein KIF20A isoform X2: protein MSRGILSPPAGLLSDEEVAVSPIFESTAADLGSVVRKDLLSDCSVISTSVEDKQQVSSKDSTEKVKVYLRVRPLLPSELDRQEDQGCVHIENAETLVLQAPKDSFAQKSNERGIGQAIHKFTFSQIFGPEVGQASFFNLTVKEMIKDVLKGQNWLIYTYGVTNSGKTHTIQGTLKDGGILPRSLALIFNSLQDQLHPTPDLKPLLSNEVIWLDSKQIRQEEMKKLALLNGGLQEEELSTSLKRSVYIENRIGTSTSFDSGIAGLSSSHCSSSSQLDETSHQWAQPDTAPISVPADIGFSIWISFFEIYNELLYDLLEPPSQQHKRQVLRLCEDQNGNPYVKDLNWIHVQDAEEAWKLLKVGRKNQSFASTHLNQNSSRSHSIFSIRILHLQGEGDIVPKISELSLCDLAGSERCKDQKSGERLKEAGNINTSLHTLGRCIAALRQNQQNRFFTGRGRSCMIVNVNPCASTYDETLQVAKFSAIASQLVHAPPAQLGFPSLHSFIKEHSLWASSSLETGTKTDPGLDDIENEADISMYGKEELLQVVEAMKALLLKERQEKLQLEMQLRDEICNEMVEQMQQREQWCSEHLDTQKELLEETYEEKLKILKESLTSFYQEELQERDEKIEELEALLQEARQPEAHQQAEAELSLRRSKRLAASASTQQFQDVKAKLDQCRAELNSTTEELQKYQKMLEPPPSAKPFTTDVDKKLEEGQKNIRLLRTELKKLGESLQSAERACCHSTGAGKLRQALTTCDDILIKQDQTLAELQNNMMLVKLDLRKKAACIAEQYHTVLKLQGQASSTKKRLGTNQENQQPNHQPPGKKPFLRNLLPRTPTCQSSTDCSPYARILRARRSPLLKSGPFGKKY, encoded by the exons ATGTCGCGAGGGATTCTATCTCCGCCAGCTGGCTTGCTGTCCGATGAGGAGGTGGCAGTATCCCCTATATTTGAATCCACAGCTGCAGATTTGGGGTCTGTGGTTCGCAAGGACCTGCTTTCAGACTGCTCTGTCATCTCTACCTCCGTGGAAGACAAGCAGCAG GTTTCATCCAAGGATAGCACGGAGAAGGTGAAAGTATACCTGAGGGTCAGGCCATTGTTACCTTCAGAGTTGGACCGGCAGGAGGATCAG GGTTGTGTCCATATTGAGAATGCGGAGACCCTTGTTCTACAGGCACCCAAAGACTCCTTTGCCCAGAAGAGTAATGAGCGGGGAATTGGCCAAGCCATCCACAAGTTTACCTTTTCCCAG ATCTTTGGGCCAGAAGTGGGACAAGCATCCTTCTTCAATCTGACTGTGAAGGAGATGATAAAAGACGTACTGAAAGGACAGAACTGGCTTATCTATACATACGGAGTCACCAACTCAGGAAAAACCCACACGATTCAAG GTACCCTCAAAGATGGAGGGATCCTGCCCCGGTCCCTGGCTCTGATCTTCAATAGTCTCCAAGATCAGCTTCATCCCACACCTGATCTGAAGCCTTTGCTCTCCAATGAGGTAATCTGGCTTGACAGCAAGCAGATCCGGCAGGAGGAAATGAAGAAACTGGCCCTGCTAAATGGAGGCCTCCAAGAG GAGGAACTGTCTACCTCCTTGAAGAGGAGTGTCTACATTGAAAATCGGATAGGTACCAGCACCAGCTTCGACAGTGGCATTGCTGGGCTCTCCTCCAGTCATTGTAGCAGCAGTAGTCAGCTAGATG AAACAAGTCATCAATGGGCACAGCCAGACACTGCACCCATAAGTGTCCCTGCAGACATTGGCTTCTCCATCTGGATCTCCTTCTTTGAAATCTACAATGAACTGCTTTATGACCTGTTAGAACCACCTAGCCAGCAGCACAAGAGGCAGGTTCTGCGGCTGTGTGAGGATCAGAATGGCAATCCCTACGTGAAAG ATCTCAATTGGATTCATGTTCAGGATGCTGAGGAGGCCTGGAAACTGCTGAAAGTAGGTCGTAAAAACCAGAGCTTTGCCAGCACACACCTGAACCAGAACTCCAGCCGCAG TCACAGCATCTTCTCCATTCGGATCCTGCACCTTCAAGGGGAAGGGGATATAGTTCCCAAGATCAGCGA GTTGTCACTGTGCGATCTGGCTGGCTCAGAACGCTGCAAAGATCAGAAGAGTGGTGAGCGGCTGAAagaagcaggaaacattaacACTTCTCTGCACACCCTAGGCCGCTGTATTGCTGCCCTGCGCCAAAACCAGCAGAACCG CTTCTTCACAGGCCGAGGCCGCTCCTGCATGATTGTCAATGTGAATCCCTGTGCATCTACCTATGATGAGACCCTTCAGGTTGCCAAGTTCTCAGCCATTGCCAGCCAG CTTGTGCATGCTCCACCTGCACAACTGGGATTCCCATCGCTACATTCATTCATCAAAGAACACAGTCTGTGGGCATCTTCCAGCTTAGAGACAGGAACTAAGACAGACCCAGGCCTTGATGACATTGAAAATGAAGCTGACATCTCCATGTATGGCAAGGAG GAGCTCCTACAGGTGGTAGAAGCCATGAAAGCACTGCTTTTGAAAGAACGGCAGGAGAAGTTGCAGCTGGAGATGCAGCTCCGAGATGAAATATGCAATGAGATGGTGGAGCAGATGCAACAGCGTGAACAGTGGTGCAG TGAACATTTGGACACCCAAAAGGAACTATTAGAGGAAACGTATGAAGAGAAACTAAAAATCCTCAAGGAGTCACTGACAAGCTTTTACCAAGAAGAGCTTCAG gAGCGGGATGAGAAGATTGAAGAGCTAGAAGCTCTCTTGCAGGAAGCCAGACAGCCAGAGGCCCATCAACAAGCAGAGGCTGAATTGTCCTTACGGCGGTCAAAAAGGTTGGCAGCTTCTGCCTCCACCCAACAGTTCCAGGACGTTAAAGCTAAACTGGACCAGTGCAGAGCAGAGCTCAACTCCACCACTGAAG AGCTGCAGAAGTACCAAAAAATGTTAGAACCGCCACCTTCAGCCAAGCCCTTCACCACTGACGTAGACAAGAAGTTAGAGGAGGGCCAGAAG aatatAAGGTTGTTGCGGACAGAGCTGAAGAAACTTGGTGAGTCTCTCCAGTCAGCAGAAAGAGCCTGTTGCCACAGCACTGGGGCAGGAAAACTTCGCCAAGCCTTGACCACTTGTGATGACATCTTAATCAAACAG GATCAGACCCTGGCTGAGCTGCAGAATAACATGATGTTAGTAAAACTGGACCTTCGGAAGAAGGCAGCATGCATTGCAGAGCAGTATCATACTGTGCTCAAACTCCAAGGCCAGGCTTCCTCTACCAAAAAGCGCCTTGGTACCAACCAGGAAAACCAGCAACCAAACCATCAGCCCCCAGGGAAGAAACCATTTCTTCGAAACTTACTTCCTCGAACACCCACTTGCCAAAGCTCAACAGACTGCAGCCCTTACGCCCGGATCCTGCGAGCACGGCGCTCACCTTTACTCAAATCTGGGCCTTTTGGCAAAAAATACTGA
- the KIF20A gene encoding kinesin-like protein KIF20A isoform X1: protein MSRGILSPPAGLLSDEEVAVSPIFESTAADLGSVVRKDLLSDCSVISTSVEDKQQVSSKDSTEKVKVYLRVRPLLPSELDRQEDQGCVHIENAETLVLQAPKDSFAQKSNERGIGQAIHKFTFSQIFGPEVGQASFFNLTVKEMIKDVLKGQNWLIYTYGVTNSGKTHTIQGTLKDGGILPRSLALIFNSLQDQLHPTPDLKPLLSNEVIWLDSKQIRQEEMKKLALLNGGLQEEELSTSLKRSVYIENRIGTSTSFDSGIAGLSSSHCSSSSQLDETSHQWAQPDTAPISVPADIGFSIWISFFEIYNELLYDLLEPPSQQHKRQVLRLCEDQNGNPYVKDLNWIHVQDAEEAWKLLKVGRKNQSFASTHLNQNSSRSHSIFSIRILHLQGEGDIVPKISELSLCDLAGSERCKDQKSGERLKEAGNINTSLHTLGRCIAALRQNQQNRSKQNLVPFRDSKLTRVFQSFFTGRGRSCMIVNVNPCASTYDETLQVAKFSAIASQLVHAPPAQLGFPSLHSFIKEHSLWASSSLETGTKTDPGLDDIENEADISMYGKEELLQVVEAMKALLLKERQEKLQLEMQLRDEICNEMVEQMQQREQWCSEHLDTQKELLEETYEEKLKILKESLTSFYQEELQERDEKIEELEALLQEARQPEAHQQAEAELSLRRSKRLAASASTQQFQDVKAKLDQCRAELNSTTEELQKYQKMLEPPPSAKPFTTDVDKKLEEGQKNIRLLRTELKKLGESLQSAERACCHSTGAGKLRQALTTCDDILIKQDQTLAELQNNMMLVKLDLRKKAACIAEQYHTVLKLQGQASSTKKRLGTNQENQQPNHQPPGKKPFLRNLLPRTPTCQSSTDCSPYARILRARRSPLLKSGPFGKKY, encoded by the exons ATGTCGCGAGGGATTCTATCTCCGCCAGCTGGCTTGCTGTCCGATGAGGAGGTGGCAGTATCCCCTATATTTGAATCCACAGCTGCAGATTTGGGGTCTGTGGTTCGCAAGGACCTGCTTTCAGACTGCTCTGTCATCTCTACCTCCGTGGAAGACAAGCAGCAG GTTTCATCCAAGGATAGCACGGAGAAGGTGAAAGTATACCTGAGGGTCAGGCCATTGTTACCTTCAGAGTTGGACCGGCAGGAGGATCAG GGTTGTGTCCATATTGAGAATGCGGAGACCCTTGTTCTACAGGCACCCAAAGACTCCTTTGCCCAGAAGAGTAATGAGCGGGGAATTGGCCAAGCCATCCACAAGTTTACCTTTTCCCAG ATCTTTGGGCCAGAAGTGGGACAAGCATCCTTCTTCAATCTGACTGTGAAGGAGATGATAAAAGACGTACTGAAAGGACAGAACTGGCTTATCTATACATACGGAGTCACCAACTCAGGAAAAACCCACACGATTCAAG GTACCCTCAAAGATGGAGGGATCCTGCCCCGGTCCCTGGCTCTGATCTTCAATAGTCTCCAAGATCAGCTTCATCCCACACCTGATCTGAAGCCTTTGCTCTCCAATGAGGTAATCTGGCTTGACAGCAAGCAGATCCGGCAGGAGGAAATGAAGAAACTGGCCCTGCTAAATGGAGGCCTCCAAGAG GAGGAACTGTCTACCTCCTTGAAGAGGAGTGTCTACATTGAAAATCGGATAGGTACCAGCACCAGCTTCGACAGTGGCATTGCTGGGCTCTCCTCCAGTCATTGTAGCAGCAGTAGTCAGCTAGATG AAACAAGTCATCAATGGGCACAGCCAGACACTGCACCCATAAGTGTCCCTGCAGACATTGGCTTCTCCATCTGGATCTCCTTCTTTGAAATCTACAATGAACTGCTTTATGACCTGTTAGAACCACCTAGCCAGCAGCACAAGAGGCAGGTTCTGCGGCTGTGTGAGGATCAGAATGGCAATCCCTACGTGAAAG ATCTCAATTGGATTCATGTTCAGGATGCTGAGGAGGCCTGGAAACTGCTGAAAGTAGGTCGTAAAAACCAGAGCTTTGCCAGCACACACCTGAACCAGAACTCCAGCCGCAG TCACAGCATCTTCTCCATTCGGATCCTGCACCTTCAAGGGGAAGGGGATATAGTTCCCAAGATCAGCGA GTTGTCACTGTGCGATCTGGCTGGCTCAGAACGCTGCAAAGATCAGAAGAGTGGTGAGCGGCTGAAagaagcaggaaacattaacACTTCTCTGCACACCCTAGGCCGCTGTATTGCTGCCCTGCGCCAAAACCAGCAGAACCG GTCAAAGCAGAACCTGGTTCCCTTCCGTGACAGCAAGTTGACTCGAGTGTTCCAAAGCTTCTTCACAGGCCGAGGCCGCTCCTGCATGATTGTCAATGTGAATCCCTGTGCATCTACCTATGATGAGACCCTTCAGGTTGCCAAGTTCTCAGCCATTGCCAGCCAG CTTGTGCATGCTCCACCTGCACAACTGGGATTCCCATCGCTACATTCATTCATCAAAGAACACAGTCTGTGGGCATCTTCCAGCTTAGAGACAGGAACTAAGACAGACCCAGGCCTTGATGACATTGAAAATGAAGCTGACATCTCCATGTATGGCAAGGAG GAGCTCCTACAGGTGGTAGAAGCCATGAAAGCACTGCTTTTGAAAGAACGGCAGGAGAAGTTGCAGCTGGAGATGCAGCTCCGAGATGAAATATGCAATGAGATGGTGGAGCAGATGCAACAGCGTGAACAGTGGTGCAG TGAACATTTGGACACCCAAAAGGAACTATTAGAGGAAACGTATGAAGAGAAACTAAAAATCCTCAAGGAGTCACTGACAAGCTTTTACCAAGAAGAGCTTCAG gAGCGGGATGAGAAGATTGAAGAGCTAGAAGCTCTCTTGCAGGAAGCCAGACAGCCAGAGGCCCATCAACAAGCAGAGGCTGAATTGTCCTTACGGCGGTCAAAAAGGTTGGCAGCTTCTGCCTCCACCCAACAGTTCCAGGACGTTAAAGCTAAACTGGACCAGTGCAGAGCAGAGCTCAACTCCACCACTGAAG AGCTGCAGAAGTACCAAAAAATGTTAGAACCGCCACCTTCAGCCAAGCCCTTCACCACTGACGTAGACAAGAAGTTAGAGGAGGGCCAGAAG aatatAAGGTTGTTGCGGACAGAGCTGAAGAAACTTGGTGAGTCTCTCCAGTCAGCAGAAAGAGCCTGTTGCCACAGCACTGGGGCAGGAAAACTTCGCCAAGCCTTGACCACTTGTGATGACATCTTAATCAAACAG GATCAGACCCTGGCTGAGCTGCAGAATAACATGATGTTAGTAAAACTGGACCTTCGGAAGAAGGCAGCATGCATTGCAGAGCAGTATCATACTGTGCTCAAACTCCAAGGCCAGGCTTCCTCTACCAAAAAGCGCCTTGGTACCAACCAGGAAAACCAGCAACCAAACCATCAGCCCCCAGGGAAGAAACCATTTCTTCGAAACTTACTTCCTCGAACACCCACTTGCCAAAGCTCAACAGACTGCAGCCCTTACGCCCGGATCCTGCGAGCACGGCGCTCACCTTTACTCAAATCTGGGCCTTTTGGCAAAAAATACTGA